In Prevotella sp. oral taxon 475, one DNA window encodes the following:
- a CDS encoding NAD kinase: MTNDALEFALFGNTYQEKNEQAIRQTLCCLASHGARVHIDRPFYRWLVQEGLMEHEADTFDGDRFSAHFALSLGGDGTFLKAAGRVGAKPIPIVGINMGRLGFLADVMPDEVEGALGEIFAGQFSLEAHAVIEVEVDGETFDGNPFAVNDVAVLKRDNAAMISIHANINGEELVTYQADGLIVATPAGSTAYNLSNGGPIIVPGTHSFILTPVAPHSLNVRPIVVSDDVCIELRVESRSHCYLVAVDGRSRPLTEGTTIRLRKAPYAVQLVRRQGQSYFATLRNKMMWGADRRTPF, translated from the coding sequence ATGACGAACGATGCACTGGAGTTTGCCCTTTTCGGCAACACCTATCAAGAGAAAAACGAACAGGCCATTCGACAGACGCTGTGCTGCCTGGCGAGCCACGGCGCGCGGGTGCACATCGACCGTCCCTTCTACCGCTGGCTGGTGCAGGAGGGATTGATGGAGCATGAGGCCGATACCTTCGATGGCGACCGCTTCTCGGCTCATTTCGCCCTCTCCTTGGGCGGAGACGGCACTTTTCTCAAAGCCGCCGGGCGGGTGGGGGCCAAGCCTATTCCCATTGTGGGCATCAATATGGGGCGACTGGGTTTCTTGGCCGACGTGATGCCCGACGAGGTGGAGGGTGCGCTCGGCGAGATTTTTGCCGGACAATTCTCCTTAGAGGCGCATGCTGTGATCGAGGTGGAGGTGGATGGCGAGACCTTCGACGGCAATCCTTTTGCTGTGAACGACGTGGCAGTGCTCAAACGAGACAATGCGGCCATGATTTCGATTCACGCCAACATCAACGGCGAGGAACTGGTGACCTATCAGGCCGACGGACTGATCGTGGCCACGCCGGCGGGGTCTACAGCCTATAACCTGTCGAACGGTGGCCCTATCATTGTGCCTGGCACCCACAGCTTCATCCTCACGCCGGTGGCTCCGCATAGTCTCAATGTACGTCCCATCGTGGTGAGCGATGATGTCTGCATCGAACTGCGGGTGGAGAGTAGGTCGCACTGCTACCTTGTGGCTGTAGACGGTCGGAGCCGACCTCTGACCGAGGGCACCACCATTCGCTTGCGCAAAGCTCCCTATGCCGTGCAACTGGTGCGCCGGCAGGGACAGAGCTATTTCGCCACGCTGAGAAATAAAATGATGTGGGGGGCCGACCGCCGAACACCGTTCTAA